Proteins co-encoded in one Marinobacter qingdaonensis genomic window:
- a CDS encoding RDD family protein, whose protein sequence is MPRRFHDAEELLPPATFLKRGLAIIYDGLISIAVLLVATWIYTMIGGWLTGWDRFEQLAEAGQLSGDPGLTFVLFLVLYLFFAYFWTRIGQTLGMQVWRIRIENLDGTSVTWSQALRRYVTAAVVIFVTLLASYYVGAATLFITLPAILALFFPINGLSVTDRLSGSVVVQVPKDAKKTK, encoded by the coding sequence ATGCCCCGACGCTTCCATGACGCCGAGGAACTGCTACCGCCAGCAACCTTTCTCAAGCGCGGTCTCGCCATTATCTATGACGGCCTGATCAGCATTGCAGTTCTGCTTGTGGCGACCTGGATTTACACCATGATCGGGGGCTGGCTGACGGGATGGGACCGGTTCGAGCAACTGGCCGAGGCCGGCCAGCTGTCGGGCGACCCGGGCCTGACCTTCGTGTTGTTCCTGGTGCTGTACCTGTTCTTCGCCTACTTCTGGACCCGCATCGGCCAGACCCTGGGCATGCAGGTGTGGCGCATCCGCATCGAGAACCTGGACGGCACCTCCGTGACCTGGAGCCAGGCCCTGCGTCGCTACGTGACCGCCGCAGTGGTCATTTTCGTGACCCTGCTGGCCAGCTATTACGTGGGCGCCGCCACCCTGTTCATCACCCTGCCCGCGATTCTGGCCCTGTTCTTCCCGATCAACGGACTGTCCGTTACCGACCGACTGTCCGGCAGCGTGGTGGTGCAGGTTCCGAAGGACGCGAAAAAGACCAAGTGA
- the lptG gene encoding LPS export ABC transporter permease LptG has product MRRIDGYVMRTVGGAMFLVMVVVLSLDLIFGFIAELEDTRNGYQTLEALWYVALTLPRRIYDYLPLGAFMGCLVGLGSMASSSELTVIRAAGVSLRRIVWSAMKPALVVVVLGVFIGEYVAPPAERLAQSEKAVALGAGQNVASATGVWHREGDVFIHLNAVQPNGVLHGVSLFRFNEERELQSSSFAKRAIFQGDHWRLEDVRTTRIEGTGTTLETNQSLRWDSGLSPRVLSVLIVKPENLSMTGLFTYANYLEEQDLNAARYWLAFWKKTLMPLGTAVMVLVAISFIFGPLRSVTMGFRVFTGLMVGLLFKYMQDLLGPMSLVYGFNPMLAVLVPIAVNAVVGAILMRRAG; this is encoded by the coding sequence ATGCGTAGGATTGACGGTTATGTCATGCGCACCGTCGGCGGCGCCATGTTTCTGGTCATGGTGGTGGTGCTGTCGCTGGATCTCATCTTCGGTTTTATCGCCGAGCTGGAAGATACCCGTAACGGCTATCAGACCCTCGAGGCGCTGTGGTACGTCGCCCTGACCTTGCCGCGACGGATTTACGATTACCTGCCGCTGGGCGCCTTTATGGGTTGCTTGGTGGGGCTTGGCTCCATGGCCAGTTCCTCGGAGCTGACGGTGATTCGGGCCGCCGGGGTTTCCCTCAGGCGCATCGTCTGGTCGGCCATGAAGCCGGCCCTGGTGGTCGTGGTGCTGGGCGTGTTCATTGGTGAGTACGTGGCACCGCCGGCGGAGCGCCTGGCCCAAAGTGAGAAAGCGGTTGCCCTGGGCGCCGGTCAGAACGTGGCGTCCGCCACCGGGGTCTGGCATCGGGAAGGGGATGTCTTTATCCATCTGAATGCCGTGCAGCCCAACGGCGTGCTGCACGGGGTGTCACTGTTCCGTTTTAACGAGGAACGTGAGCTGCAGTCGTCGAGCTTTGCCAAGCGGGCGATCTTCCAGGGTGATCATTGGCGCCTGGAAGATGTGCGCACCACGCGGATCGAGGGGACCGGCACCACCCTGGAAACGAATCAGTCCCTGCGCTGGGACTCTGGGCTGTCACCCCGGGTGCTGAGTGTCCTGATTGTGAAGCCGGAGAATCTGTCGATGACCGGCCTGTTCACCTACGCCAACTACCTGGAAGAACAGGACCTGAACGCCGCCCGGTACTGGCTGGCGTTTTGGAAGAAAACCCTGATGCCGCTGGGTACGGCGGTGATGGTGCTGGTGGCGATTTCCTTCATCTTCGGGCCGCTGCGCTCGGTCACCATGGGGTTCCGGGTGTTCACCGGCCTGATGGTCGGGCTGCTGTTCAAGTACATGCAGGATCTGCTCGGGCCCATGAGCCTGGTGTATGGCTTCAACCCGATGCTGGCGGTGCTGGTTCCGATTGCCGTCAATGCGGTGGTGGGGGCCATTCTGATGCGTCGGGCCGGCTGA
- the lptF gene encoding LPS export ABC transporter permease LptF, translating into MTIVFRYLIRQVMISMIAVSGILLMVFMSGRFLKYLSSAAEGEIAADVLFTIMAFRFPGFLELILPLGLFIGILLAYGRMYLESEMTVLFACGVSDRQLLIKTLLGSLPVMAVVGAMSLYVSPWGMKQVEQIFNEQRKATEFEMLAPGRFQDFSAGNRVTYTEGLSDDKRQLEGVFIAEYGKDGEGVTIFTAESGSQLIDRDTGSRFLILEDGGRFDGTPGRLEYNVTGFEAYGLKIQSGESGTKQLEEGISTLALMESDNPEDRALLHWRFSLPLIVPIVTLLAVRLSRVNPRQGRFFHLLPAMLVYITYLGLLIVARDALADGKVPEWVGMLWVHALFLAFGLWLQFGSAWRQKRRALKEVRANA; encoded by the coding sequence TTGACCATCGTTTTCCGCTATCTAATTCGCCAGGTGATGATCAGCATGATTGCCGTGTCCGGCATCCTGCTGATGGTGTTCATGAGCGGCCGTTTCCTGAAATACCTCAGCAGCGCGGCCGAGGGTGAAATTGCCGCCGACGTGCTGTTCACCATCATGGCGTTCCGGTTTCCTGGCTTCCTCGAGCTGATCCTGCCCCTCGGGCTGTTTATCGGCATCCTGCTGGCCTATGGCCGCATGTACCTGGAAAGCGAAATGACGGTGCTGTTTGCCTGTGGCGTCAGTGACCGGCAACTGCTGATCAAGACCCTGCTCGGCAGTCTGCCGGTGATGGCGGTGGTCGGGGCCATGAGTCTGTATGTGTCGCCCTGGGGTATGAAGCAGGTCGAGCAGATCTTCAACGAGCAGCGCAAGGCGACTGAGTTCGAAATGCTGGCGCCCGGGCGCTTCCAGGATTTCAGCGCCGGCAACCGGGTTACCTACACCGAAGGCCTGAGCGACGACAAGCGCCAGCTGGAGGGCGTGTTCATTGCCGAGTACGGCAAGGATGGCGAAGGGGTGACCATTTTTACCGCCGAATCCGGCTCCCAGCTGATCGATCGCGACACCGGCAGCCGGTTCCTGATCCTTGAGGATGGCGGCCGCTTCGACGGCACTCCCGGTCGGTTGGAATACAACGTCACTGGCTTCGAGGCTTACGGGCTGAAGATTCAAAGCGGTGAAAGTGGCACCAAACAGTTGGAGGAGGGCATCAGCACCCTGGCCCTAATGGAGTCCGACAATCCGGAGGATCGGGCCCTGCTGCACTGGCGCTTCTCGCTGCCGCTGATCGTGCCGATCGTGACCCTGCTGGCGGTTCGACTGAGCCGGGTCAACCCGCGTCAGGGCCGGTTCTTCCACCTGTTGCCGGCGATGTTGGTGTACATCACCTATCTGGGTCTCTTGATCGTGGCCCGCGACGCCCTGGCCGACGGCAAGGTGCCGGAGTGGGTGGGCATGCTCTGGGTGCACGCCCTGTTCCTGGCGTTCGGTCTGTGGTTGCAGTTCGGCTCGGCCTGGCGCCAGAAACGCCGGGCGCTGAAGGAGGTGCGGGCCAATGCGTAG
- a CDS encoding leucyl aminopeptidase, translating into MNFSLSSKAIVSTKADCLVVGLPEKGTWPESTTQADEALGGLIKTLQKNGDLTGKNASARAVPLTDQPWSRLLVVGTGNDTERTPATYRKALIAAVNALKDGPSKSALIALADTPVVGTDAVAEEAARLNLIGRSLEEHLYTFTEFKSEKPPARKLNKVVVAASAGTKALKDAFNLGLATGRGMNFTRDLGNTPPNICHPEWLAQQAKKLAKDHDCIKTEVLDEKQMEKMGMNTILAVGKGSTQPPRLIVMEYRGGKAKDKPHVLVGKGITFDTGGISLKPGAGMDEMKYDMGGSAGVFGAMQVLAETKPKINVVAVIAAAENMPDGGACRPGDIVTTLSGQTVEILNTDAEGRLVLCDALTYVKKFDPAAVIDMATLTGACIIALGHHASGLLANNDELANELLAAGERADDRAWRLPLWDDYQSQLDSNFADMQNIGDRSAGTITAACFLSRFTKEYRWAHLDIAGTAWHSGKAKGASGRPVPLLVDYLMSHADK; encoded by the coding sequence ATGAATTTCAGCCTGAGCAGTAAAGCCATCGTCAGTACCAAAGCCGACTGCCTCGTGGTCGGTCTTCCTGAAAAGGGCACCTGGCCGGAGTCCACCACTCAGGCGGACGAGGCCCTGGGCGGGCTGATCAAGACACTCCAGAAAAACGGCGACCTGACCGGCAAAAACGCCAGCGCCCGCGCGGTCCCGTTGACCGATCAGCCCTGGAGCCGGCTGCTGGTGGTTGGCACCGGCAACGACACCGAACGCACACCGGCCACCTACCGCAAGGCACTGATCGCAGCCGTCAATGCCCTGAAGGACGGCCCCTCGAAGAGCGCGCTGATCGCCCTGGCCGACACACCGGTGGTTGGAACCGACGCCGTCGCCGAAGAAGCGGCCCGACTGAACCTCATTGGCCGGAGCCTGGAAGAGCACCTGTACACCTTTACCGAGTTCAAGAGCGAGAAGCCGCCGGCCCGCAAGCTGAACAAGGTGGTGGTTGCAGCTTCCGCTGGCACCAAGGCCCTGAAAGACGCCTTCAACCTCGGCCTGGCCACGGGCCGGGGCATGAACTTCACCCGCGATCTGGGCAACACCCCGCCCAACATCTGCCACCCGGAGTGGCTGGCCCAGCAAGCGAAAAAGCTGGCCAAGGACCACGACTGCATCAAGACCGAAGTACTTGATGAAAAGCAGATGGAAAAGATGGGCATGAACACCATCCTGGCCGTGGGCAAAGGCAGCACCCAGCCGCCACGACTGATCGTCATGGAATACCGGGGCGGCAAGGCAAAGGACAAGCCCCATGTGCTGGTGGGCAAGGGCATCACCTTCGACACCGGCGGCATCAGCCTGAAGCCGGGCGCCGGCATGGACGAGATGAAGTACGACATGGGCGGCTCCGCCGGCGTGTTCGGCGCCATGCAGGTGCTGGCTGAAACCAAGCCCAAGATCAACGTGGTGGCGGTGATTGCCGCGGCCGAAAACATGCCGGATGGCGGCGCCTGCCGCCCGGGTGACATCGTCACCACCCTGTCTGGCCAGACCGTGGAAATCCTCAACACCGACGCCGAAGGCCGCCTGGTGCTCTGCGATGCCCTCACCTACGTGAAGAAATTCGACCCGGCTGCGGTGATCGACATGGCCACCCTGACCGGCGCCTGCATCATCGCCCTGGGCCACCACGCCAGCGGCCTGCTGGCCAACAACGACGAACTGGCAAACGAACTGCTGGCAGCGGGCGAGCGCGCCGACGACCGCGCCTGGCGCCTGCCTCTTTGGGACGACTACCAGAGCCAGCTGGACAGCAACTTTGCCGACATGCAGAACATCGGCGACCGCTCCGCCGGCACCATCACCGCGGCCTGCTTCCTGTCCCGGTTCACCAAAGAGTACCGCTGGGCCCACCTGGACATCGCCGGGACCGCCTGGCACTCCGGCAAGGCCAAGGGTGCGTCCGGTCGACCGGTTCCGCTGCTGGTTGACTACCTGATGTCCCATGCCGACAAGTAA
- a CDS encoding DNA polymerase III subunit chi, whose amino-acid sequence MPTSNSDRQPGSGSDAAGGPGAGDKNQRYWFHILAQSTPAARNLHAAKLVDKAWQQGDRVCIVCDTMQQAEELDELLWNFSPDAFIPHSVVPDSATTCTDPVGILLCPPVAEDWDTVIVLSATLPADADRFKRLALVAHNDPSVLNQARSHFKQLRTLGIEPKVHDQRKR is encoded by the coding sequence ATGCCGACAAGTAATTCCGACCGCCAACCGGGCTCCGGCAGCGACGCTGCCGGCGGCCCCGGAGCAGGCGACAAGAACCAGCGCTACTGGTTCCACATCCTGGCCCAGAGCACACCTGCTGCCCGCAACCTGCACGCCGCCAAACTGGTCGACAAGGCCTGGCAGCAGGGCGACCGCGTGTGCATCGTCTGCGACACCATGCAGCAGGCGGAAGAGCTGGACGAACTGCTCTGGAACTTCAGCCCGGACGCCTTCATCCCACACAGCGTGGTACCCGACTCCGCCACCACCTGCACCGACCCCGTTGGCATTTTATTGTGCCCACCGGTGGCAGAGGATTGGGACACGGTGATCGTGTTGTCCGCCACCCTGCCGGCCGATGCCGACCGGTTCAAACGACTCGCGCTGGTCGCCCATAACGACCCGTCGGTCCTGAACCAGGCCCGGTCTCACTTCAAGCAGCTCCGGACCCTCGGTATCGAACCGAAAGTCCACGACCAACGAAAGCGTTAA
- a CDS encoding valine--tRNA ligase has protein sequence MEKTYQPENIERQWYENWEAKGYFRPSGEGQSYSIAIPPPNVTGSLHMGHAFQHTIMDTLTRYKRMQGHNTLWQVGTDHAGIATQMVVERKLAAEEDKTRHDLGREDFIKRIWDWKEESGGTITRQMRRLGNSVDWDHERFTMDDGFYKAVQEVFIRLYDEGLVYRGKRLVNWDPKLHTAISDLEVENKEEKGFFWHLRYPLADGAKTEDGKDYLVVATTRPETMLGDTAVAVHPDDERYQHLIGNHVLLPLVNRRIPIVADHHADPEKGSGCVKITPAHDFNDYAVGKRNELPMINVMTQDANIRDIAEVFNFDGTENTEIDGQLPAAYAGLTREAARKAIVADLNDAGLLEREEDHVLSVPRGDRSGLIIEPMLTDQWFADAKTLAKPAIEAVEDGRIQFVPKQYENMYFSWMRDIQDWCISRQLWWGHRIPAWYDAEGNIYVGRSEEEVRKKHNLDSDLTLSQDDDVLDTWFSSALWTFGTLGWPEITERLKQFHPTDVLVTGFDIIFFWVARMIMMTMHFMKNDDGTPQVPFHTVYVTGLIRDEHGDKMSKSKGNVIDPLDMIDGIGLDDLLEKRTGNLMQPKLAEKIGKRTQKEFPEGISAHGTDALRFTLAAMATTGRDINWDMKRLEGYRNFCNKLWNAARYVLMNTEGEDCGVNDEPVQLSLADRWIISQLQTCEQEVIRHLDQYRFDLAAYALYEFIWNEYCDWYLELSKPVLNDEGASAEAKRGTRRTLVRVLEAVLRVAHPIMPFITEEIWQRIAPLAGKSGDSIMLQPFPQPDSSKQDSVITADIEWLKGVILAVRNIRGEMNISPAKKVPVLLRGQNADDKRRMDDNRQFLASLAKLESLDWFDGGKAPMSATQLVGEMEVLVPMADLIDKDAELKRLDKELERLQKEIGRLEGKLGNEKFTAKAPAEVVEKEQDKLRDAQGSLSRLSEQRAEIEAM, from the coding sequence ATGGAAAAAACCTACCAGCCAGAAAACATTGAGCGTCAGTGGTACGAAAACTGGGAAGCCAAGGGCTACTTCCGCCCCTCCGGCGAAGGCCAGTCCTACAGCATTGCCATCCCACCACCCAACGTGACTGGCAGCCTGCACATGGGCCACGCGTTCCAGCACACCATCATGGACACGCTGACCCGCTACAAACGCATGCAGGGCCACAACACCCTCTGGCAGGTAGGCACCGACCACGCCGGTATCGCCACCCAAATGGTGGTCGAACGCAAACTGGCGGCCGAAGAAGACAAGACTCGCCACGACCTGGGCCGCGAAGACTTCATCAAGCGCATCTGGGACTGGAAGGAAGAGTCCGGCGGCACCATCACCCGCCAGATGAGGCGCCTGGGTAACTCCGTGGACTGGGACCACGAACGCTTCACCATGGACGACGGCTTCTACAAGGCGGTCCAGGAAGTGTTCATCCGCCTGTACGACGAAGGCCTGGTGTACCGCGGCAAGCGCCTGGTGAACTGGGACCCGAAACTGCACACCGCCATCTCCGACCTGGAGGTGGAGAACAAGGAAGAGAAAGGCTTCTTCTGGCACCTGCGCTACCCGCTGGCCGATGGTGCCAAAACCGAGGACGGCAAGGATTACCTGGTGGTCGCCACCACTCGCCCGGAAACCATGCTCGGCGACACCGCCGTGGCCGTGCACCCGGACGACGAGCGCTACCAGCACCTGATTGGCAACCACGTGCTGCTGCCGCTGGTGAACCGCCGCATTCCGATCGTGGCCGACCACCACGCCGATCCCGAGAAAGGCAGTGGCTGCGTGAAGATCACCCCGGCCCACGACTTCAATGACTACGCCGTGGGCAAGCGCAACGAACTGCCGATGATCAACGTGATGACCCAGGACGCCAACATCCGGGACATCGCCGAGGTCTTCAACTTCGACGGCACCGAGAACACCGAGATCGACGGCCAGCTGCCGGCCGCCTACGCCGGCCTGACCCGCGAGGCCGCCCGCAAGGCCATCGTTGCCGATCTAAATGACGCCGGCCTGCTCGAGCGCGAGGAAGACCACGTGCTGAGCGTACCCCGGGGCGACCGCTCCGGCCTGATCATCGAGCCGATGCTGACTGACCAGTGGTTCGCCGACGCCAAGACCCTGGCCAAGCCGGCCATCGAGGCGGTGGAAGACGGTCGCATCCAGTTCGTACCCAAGCAGTACGAGAACATGTACTTCTCGTGGATGCGCGACATCCAGGACTGGTGCATCTCGCGCCAGCTCTGGTGGGGCCACCGGATTCCGGCCTGGTACGACGCCGAAGGCAACATCTACGTCGGCCGCAGCGAAGAGGAAGTGCGCAAGAAGCACAACCTCGACAGCGACCTGACCCTGAGCCAGGACGACGACGTACTGGACACCTGGTTCAGCTCCGCGCTGTGGACCTTCGGCACCCTGGGCTGGCCGGAGATCACCGAACGCCTGAAGCAGTTCCACCCCACCGACGTGCTGGTGACCGGCTTCGACATCATCTTCTTCTGGGTTGCCCGGATGATCATGATGACCATGCACTTCATGAAGAACGACGACGGCACCCCGCAGGTGCCCTTCCACACCGTGTACGTGACCGGCCTGATCCGGGACGAGCACGGCGACAAGATGTCCAAGTCCAAGGGCAACGTCATCGACCCGCTGGACATGATCGACGGCATCGGCCTGGACGACCTGCTGGAGAAGCGTACCGGCAACCTGATGCAGCCGAAACTGGCCGAGAAGATCGGCAAGCGCACCCAGAAGGAATTCCCCGAGGGCATTAGCGCCCACGGCACCGACGCCCTGCGCTTCACCCTGGCGGCCATGGCCACCACCGGCCGTGACATCAACTGGGACATGAAGCGCCTGGAAGGCTACCGCAACTTCTGCAACAAGCTGTGGAACGCTGCCCGCTATGTGCTGATGAACACCGAGGGTGAGGACTGCGGCGTCAACGACGAGCCGGTGCAACTGTCCCTGGCCGACCGCTGGATCATCAGCCAGCTGCAGACCTGCGAGCAGGAAGTGATTCGTCACCTGGACCAGTACCGCTTCGATCTGGCCGCCTACGCCCTGTACGAATTCATCTGGAACGAGTACTGCGACTGGTATCTGGAGCTGTCCAAGCCGGTACTGAACGACGAGGGTGCCAGCGCCGAGGCCAAACGCGGCACCCGTCGCACCCTGGTGCGGGTGCTGGAGGCGGTACTGCGGGTCGCGCACCCGATCATGCCGTTCATCACCGAAGAGATCTGGCAGCGCATTGCGCCACTGGCCGGCAAATCCGGCGACAGCATCATGCTGCAGCCGTTCCCGCAGCCGGACAGCAGTAAGCAGGACAGCGTCATCACCGCCGACATCGAGTGGCTGAAAGGCGTGATCCTGGCGGTACGTAACATCCGCGGCGAGATGAACATCTCCCCGGCCAAAAAAGTGCCGGTGCTGCTGCGCGGCCAGAACGCCGACGACAAGCGCCGCATGGACGACAACCGTCAGTTCCTGGCGTCCCTGGCCAAGCTGGAGAGCCTGGACTGGTTCGACGGCGGCAAGGCGCCCATGTCCGCCACCCAGCTGGTGGGCGAGATGGAAGTGCTGGTGCCCATGGCCGACCTGATTGACAAGGACGCCGAGCTCAAGCGCCTGGACAAGGAGCTGGAGCGCCTGCAGAAGGAAATCGGTCGCCTCGAAGGCAAGCTGGGCAACGAGAAGTTCACCGCCAAGGCCCCGGCCGAAGTGGTCGAGAAGGAGCAGGACAAGCTCCGGGATGCCCAGGGCAGCTTGTCCCGACTCAGCGAGCAGCGGGCCGAAATCGAGGCCATGTAA
- a CDS encoding 2-dehydropantoate 2-reductase — protein sequence MIAILGAGSLGRLWAASLPAQSAAFVPRPGALPGDPVRFEFQNLAGATLNATVPWLTDCSQVDLLLVMTKAGDTLNAIADVADKLPENAPVVLFQNGLGSQQAVAERWPERPVLAASTTDGANRPSEHRVVHAGAGETWLGALTDAGQAQVQPVINRLRSSGLTLHPEPDILARLWQKLVINAGINPFTALLDCPNGDLLTEDLFLSHIDGLCTELAQLMTADGQGQVSPADLRHRIETVARNTARNTSSMRADVQNRRRTEIDFINGYLVRLGQRLGIATPVNQLLAERVQQLSNHQQEHPHG from the coding sequence ATGATCGCCATTCTGGGGGCGGGTTCACTGGGGCGGCTCTGGGCCGCCTCGCTGCCCGCCCAGTCTGCCGCCTTTGTCCCCCGGCCGGGCGCCCTGCCCGGCGACCCGGTGCGTTTCGAATTTCAGAACCTGGCGGGTGCAACACTCAACGCCACCGTCCCCTGGCTCACCGACTGCTCCCAGGTCGATCTGCTGCTGGTCATGACCAAGGCCGGCGACACCCTGAATGCCATCGCCGACGTCGCCGACAAGTTGCCCGAAAACGCGCCTGTGGTTCTGTTCCAGAACGGCCTGGGCAGCCAGCAAGCCGTGGCCGAACGCTGGCCGGAGCGGCCGGTGCTGGCAGCCAGCACCACCGACGGCGCCAACCGCCCGTCCGAGCACCGCGTGGTGCACGCGGGTGCCGGCGAAACCTGGCTCGGCGCGCTCACGGACGCCGGTCAGGCTCAGGTCCAGCCGGTGATAAACCGGCTCAGATCAAGCGGGCTCACCCTGCATCCGGAACCCGACATCCTGGCTCGACTCTGGCAGAAGCTGGTGATCAACGCCGGCATCAACCCGTTCACCGCCCTGCTCGATTGCCCCAATGGCGACCTGCTGACCGAGGATCTGTTCCTTAGCCACATTGATGGCTTGTGCACGGAGCTGGCGCAACTGATGACCGCCGATGGCCAGGGCCAGGTCTCACCCGCAGACCTTCGCCATCGGATTGAAACCGTCGCCCGCAACACCGCCCGCAACACCTCATCCATGCGTGCGGATGTGCAGAACCGGCGACGCACCGAGATCGACTTCATCAACGGCTATCTGGTCCGGCTGGGGCAACGCCTCGGAATCGCCACACCGGTGAACCAATTGCTGGCCGAACGGGTACAACAACTGTCCAATCACCAACAGGAGCACCCCCATGGGTAA
- a CDS encoding cob(I)yrinic acid a,c-diamide adenosyltransferase, translating to MGNRLSKIYTRTGDDGSTGLADGNRIAKNAQRVDAMGTADELNCHIGLLIEALAPDDALIEPLRRIQHHLFDLGGEFAIPGSKVIGEEHIGWLEQTLDQYNDGLPPLKNFILPGGTPAAAQCHLARAVCRRAERIVVALGHEDSINAAARHYLNRLSDLLFVLARVLARRNGGEEILWEQKKSGL from the coding sequence ATGGGTAACCGCCTCTCCAAGATCTACACCCGGACCGGCGACGACGGGTCCACCGGCCTTGCCGACGGCAACCGCATCGCCAAAAATGCGCAGCGGGTGGACGCCATGGGCACGGCGGATGAATTGAACTGCCACATCGGCCTGCTGATCGAGGCCCTGGCCCCGGACGACGCCCTGATCGAGCCCCTGCGTCGCATCCAGCATCACCTGTTTGACCTGGGCGGGGAGTTTGCCATTCCCGGCAGCAAGGTGATCGGCGAGGAGCACATCGGCTGGCTGGAGCAAACCCTCGATCAGTACAACGACGGGCTGCCGCCCCTGAAGAACTTCATCCTGCCGGGCGGCACACCAGCCGCGGCCCAGTGCCATCTGGCCCGGGCCGTCTGTCGCCGGGCCGAACGGATCGTGGTGGCTCTGGGCCATGAGGATTCCATCAACGCGGCGGCCCGGCATTACCTGAACCGCCTGTCCGATCTGCTGTTCGTGCTCGCGCGGGTGCTGGCCCGGCGCAACGGTGGCGAGGAAATTCTCTGGGAGCAAAAAAAATCCGGCCTCTGA